The Glycine soja cultivar W05 chromosome 19, ASM419377v2, whole genome shotgun sequence genomic sequence ttttacATTGTTGTAATTGGTTTTCTCTTTCAATGTTGTTGATATACAATTTTACTGTATACTGCCAGGCTCTAGGTGATTATACAAGGATGATCAATGATTTTTCGACCCTTCCTTCAGAGGTGAGGGAGGGCAAGGTTGGATCATATTGGTACCATGAGGATACAAATACATTTTTTGATGATATGGACCATTACAGGATGATCAAGGCTATGTGCAGACTTTCGTGCAGTGTATGTGACAAGATTGAGGATCAACCACAGGATGCTGCATCAAGGCGGCGAGCGAAGTTTAGGAATATAGGGCAGTTGAAGGGTCATTTATTCCACCGTCACAAGTTGCATATGTGCAATTTGTGTTTAGAAGGAAGGAAGGTGAAATTTCACGATATGTCCCATATGAATTCCTTGGATAACAAGAATTTGTAACCTTTGTTTTGCTCTTTGATTGATTCTGAGACTTAACCATTTCTATGACATAGGTTTTTATATGTGAGCAAAAACTATATACCAAAGCACAGTTGAATCAACACATAATCTCAGGTGATTCTGAGGTGGATGGAAGTGAGAGTGAGAGAGGCGGTTTCATGGGGCATCCCATGTGTGAATTCTGTAGAACCCCATTTTATGGAGACAATGAATTATACATGCATATGTCTACAGAACATTATACTTGTCATATATGCCAAAGGTAACAGCTAAGCTAATTCCATGCTCAATAGGGGTGTAATAAACTGAAGATTCATAACATTGTGCTTCTTAATGCAGGCAGCATCCAGGGCAGTATGAGTACTATAAGAATTATGATGACCTAGAGGCAAGATATCTGCATTAGGATTTTCTCTTATTAACTAAATGGATTTACAAAAGCATTCCTGTCATTTGAACTGGAAATACATATGTCTTATTGCACAGATCCACTTCCGTCAAGAGCACTTCTTATGTGAAGATGAGGCTTGCCTTACTAAGAagtttgttgtttttcaatctGAAGCAGAGATGAAGGTGACTGATTAATTATGCACATGGATCTTTTATGTTTTGTCTCTCGTTTTTAATGATTTGTTTGGAGTGTGCCTGTGTGCTGTTCATGCATCTGCTTAATGATTTTCCATGCTTGTGTGTTTGGATGCTGATTGTTTTTATCTTATACTGTAAAATTATTAGATGTGTTGGtcctccattgttgaatttcattTTCCTTGTTCATGGCTTAGAGGCATAATGCTATTGAACATGGAGGGCGGATGTCACGGTCCAAGCGTAATGCTGCTCTTCAGGCAAGTATAAcgacattcttttttttttaacccacTTCTTATGTCCATTGACACTTCTAGTTTTTGATGACAAATTACTTCCTAGATCCTTCTCACTCCCTATGGAAACGTAACTGTAGCTTTCATTCCTCCCTTACAGATACCAACTAGCTTCCGATACAGACATGGTAATGAACATGAGCAACGCCGTGGAAGAGGTCGTACGTTTCGTCGTGATACTGAAAATCAACTTTCTATGGCCATTGAAGCTAGTTTGGAAACAGCTAATGCAGAGCGAACATTTCGTGATCAATCGACATCAAGTATTGGGCAAATTGCTGTTGATGATGggaatgatgatattgattctCTCATTCAGCCATTTGAATCATTAGCTGCTGGAGGTTCTGAATCATCTGCAAGATACCTTCAAGCCTTGGGGCATAGCTCTAGAAATGGGCCTCTGGAAGATTCTTCCTTTCCACCTCTACCCATAACTTCCAGCAATGGCCAGCAAAGGTCCAAACATGAACTGGAAGGTTCATCTAGTAACACTATGGCTGCACGTCTGCGTCGGCATGGCAACAGAACTGTATCCGTTGTCAATTCTGGTAATGCTTGGCCAGCAGCAGGCCGTGGACTGGTACAAACATCAAGTAATCCTTCACAATCTAAACCGTCAACAAATAATGTTCTTGGACTGTCTCGTAACACTGGGCAGATGAAAACAGTAATTAACAGTGGACCTTCATCATCAACTTATGCAGGTTCTATTCAGGCTACACAAAGAACTACTCACGGACAATTACCTGCTGGTTCATCGAGGAACACACGCGACAATGTCAGAATTGTTCACTCTGCATCTGCTCCAAATCTCATGGAGAACAACTCtgttgaaatttcaatttctgatTTTCCTCCAGTTTCTGCTGCACAAGTGAGTAAGTTACCTGCCAGCAGCCAGTCTAAATTAAACGTGGAAAATTTTCAATCTGCTAACAAGTCTTTGGTTGAAAAGATTCGTGGTGCTCTTGATTTTGATGAAGAAAGATACAGTATATTTAAAGACATATCTGCCCAATATCGCCAAGGCACAATAGATACAGGTACATATGTGGACTATGTGCAGCAGTTTGGCTTGTCTCATCTTGTGCTTGAGTTGGCAAGACTATGCCCGGATACTCAGAAACAAAAAGAGCTTATTGAGGCTCACAACGCTAGTTTGCAAAGAGATGCTTTCCCAGAAATTAACTTAGTTCGAGGCACTGCTAGCACCCATCACAAAGACGGTAATTTAAACAAGAAAGGTAAAGGTAAGTCTGTAGATAGTAGGGGGAGTAACTCCACAGAGAAATTAGCAGATAGCTTTTTAAGCACTGTACATCAGCTACAGGCAAATTATAAATCTTCAGAAGAGAAAGTGGAGGTGCTATCAAGGGGTGATTACCGCACTGACAGGggcaaattaaaaatcaagcaGCAGATTGATTCAAATCCTGGTAGTCAACCTACAATGAAGCTTGGTGGGCAGACTGAAACATCAAATGGCAGTTTATCCGATCAAAGTAAAGAGGATGGGGGTGGTGGGAACAAGCAACGCAAGAAAACTTCAAAGTTCCTGAGAGTGCGCCTTGGTGATGGTTCTGTTTCATCCCTTCTTGATCAATCAGATCCTGGAACAACAGACAGCTCAGAAGGTAACAATGATGACGTTGGAGGAGGGCCTCCTGTGCGAGGTGTTTGGCGAAAAGGGGGAGGTCATAAACTTTTTCCCTAGTTTTGCTTCACCGTGACTTTGAAAACGTGAAGCATCAAACGCAGTTGAACTTGCTGGCTAAAGCCATGGTTGAACTGCAATATAAACATGAATTTGGTTTTCGGCTTAGGGAGTGGTATTGGATTATATCGGATT encodes the following:
- the LOC114398307 gene encoding E3 ubiquitin-protein ligase ZNF598-like isoform X2, with product MDDCCAVCAEPLEWVAYGPCLHREVCSTCVARLRFICDDRLCCICKTECNLVFATKALGDYTRMINDFSTLPSEVREGKVGSYWYHEDTNTFFDDMDHYRMIKAMCRLSCSVCDKIEDQPQDAASRRRAKFRNIGQLKGHLFHRHKLHMCNLCLEGRKVFICEQKLYTKAQLNQHIISGDSEVDGSESERGGFMGHPMCEFCRTPFYGDNELYMHMSTEHYTCHICQRQHPGQYEYYKNYDDLEIHFRQEHFLCEDEACLTKKFVVFQSEAEMKRHNAIEHGGRMSRSKRNAALQIPTSFRYRHGNEHEQRRGRGRTFRRDTENQLSMAIEASLETANAERTFRDQSTSSIGQIAVDDGNDDIDSLIQPFESLAAGGSESSARYLQALGHSSRNGPLEDSSFPPLPITSSNGQQRSKHELEGSSSNTMAARLRRHGNRTVSVVNSGNAWPAAGRGLVQTSSSIQATQRTTHGQLPAGSSRNTRDNVRIVHSASAPNLMENNSVEISISDFPPVSAAQVSKLPASSQSKLNVENFQSANKSLVEKIRGALDFDEERYSIFKDISAQYRQGTIDTGTYVDYVQQFGLSHLVLELARLCPDTQKQKELIEAHNASLQRDAFPEINLVRGTASTHHKDGNLNKKGKGKSVDSRGSNSTEKLADSFLSTVHQLQANYKSSEEKVEVLSRGDYRTDRGKLKIKQQIDSNPGSQPTMKLGGQTETSNGSLSDQSKEDGGGGNKQRKKTSKFLRVRLGDGSVSSLLDQSDPGTTDSSEGNNDDVGGGPPVRGVWRKGGGHKLFP
- the LOC114398307 gene encoding E3 ubiquitin-protein ligase ZNF598-like isoform X1, whose amino-acid sequence is MDDCCAVCAEPLEWVAYGPCLHREVCSTCVARLRFICDDRLCCICKTECNLVFATKALGDYTRMINDFSTLPSEVREGKVGSYWYHEDTNTFFDDMDHYRMIKAMCRLSCSVCDKIEDQPQDAASRRRAKFRNIGQLKGHLFHRHKLHMCNLCLEGRKVFICEQKLYTKAQLNQHIISGDSEVDGSESERGGFMGHPMCEFCRTPFYGDNELYMHMSTEHYTCHICQRQHPGQYEYYKNYDDLEIHFRQEHFLCEDEACLTKKFVVFQSEAEMKRHNAIEHGGRMSRSKRNAALQIPTSFRYRHGNEHEQRRGRGRTFRRDTENQLSMAIEASLETANAERTFRDQSTSSIGQIAVDDGNDDIDSLIQPFESLAAGGSESSARYLQALGHSSRNGPLEDSSFPPLPITSSNGQQRSKHELEGSSSNTMAARLRRHGNRTVSVVNSGNAWPAAGRGLVQTSSNPSQSKPSTNNVLGLSRNTGQMKTVINSGPSSSTYAGSIQATQRTTHGQLPAGSSRNTRDNVRIVHSASAPNLMENNSVEISISDFPPVSAAQVSKLPASSQSKLNVENFQSANKSLVEKIRGALDFDEERYSIFKDISAQYRQGTIDTGTYVDYVQQFGLSHLVLELARLCPDTQKQKELIEAHNASLQRDAFPEINLVRGTASTHHKDGNLNKKGKGKSVDSRGSNSTEKLADSFLSTVHQLQANYKSSEEKVEVLSRGDYRTDRGKLKIKQQIDSNPGSQPTMKLGGQTETSNGSLSDQSKEDGGGGNKQRKKTSKFLRVRLGDGSVSSLLDQSDPGTTDSSEGNNDDVGGGPPVRGVWRKGGGHKLFP